From the Thermovirga sp. genome, one window contains:
- a CDS encoding GntR family transcriptional regulator translates to MNDRILEELAGRMSGDASAPHHIAAVLRDAIYRGVLEEGGPLHQARIAQSLGVSPIPLREALRLLETEGLVEFRGYRGAFVTELSLEEARELYEMVAALETGLMRIAFPGITRKIIQDADEVLSRMEKEEDCIRWRDQNFLFHTLFYEPADRPLTLDMVSRLRQKTDRTIRNHLDSMRNESQQQHRGILAAVTVGDLEGSVAALAHHLAYTSSDLQSWMRAEQAGKKG, encoded by the coding sequence ATGAATGACAGAATTCTTGAGGAACTGGCCGGAAGGATGAGCGGCGACGCCAGCGCACCCCATCACATAGCGGCGGTGCTGCGGGACGCCATCTACAGAGGAGTGCTCGAGGAGGGAGGGCCGCTTCACCAGGCCCGGATAGCCCAAAGCCTGGGCGTGAGCCCCATCCCGCTGAGGGAGGCGCTGAGGCTGCTCGAGACGGAGGGGCTCGTGGAGTTCCGAGGGTACCGAGGGGCCTTCGTCACGGAACTCTCCCTGGAGGAGGCCCGGGAACTCTACGAGATGGTCGCCGCCCTCGAGACCGGCCTGATGAGGATTGCCTTCCCCGGCATAACCCGCAAGATAATCCAGGATGCCGACGAAGTCCTGAGCCGGATGGAGAAGGAGGAGGACTGCATCCGCTGGCGCGACCAGAACTTCCTCTTCCACACCCTTTTCTACGAGCCGGCCGACCGGCCGCTTACCCTCGACATGGTGTCCCGGCTCAGGCAGAAGACGGACCGAACCATCAGGAACCACCTTGACTCGATGAGAAACGAATCGCAGCAGCAGCACCGCGGGATCCTGGCGGCGGTGACGGTCGGCGACCTCGAAGGATCCGTGGCCGCCTTGGCCCACCACTTGGCTTACACCTCCAGCGATCTCCAGTCCTGGATGAGGGCCGAACAGGCGGGGAAAAAGGGATAG